A segment of the Desulfuromonas acetoxidans DSM 684 genome:
GCGCTGCATCCGCTCTTTCATCTGTTCGGCGCGGCGGTAGAGCAGGGCGCCGAGAATTAACCCCGGCACCGCGACCACCAGACCGGCCTGGGTGGTGATCAGGGCCTCGGAGATCCCGGCGGCCATGGCGCGGGCATTGCCGGTGCCGAACACGGAAATGACATTAAAGGTGGTGATCATGCCGCTGACCGTACCGAGCAGGCCCATCAACGGTGCGGCGCTGGCCAGCACCAAAATCGTGCCGATAAAACGATCCACTTCATTGCTCTGGCGTTGCTGCAACTGCAGCAGGTGGTCGCGATCCAGGCTCTGGTGCTCGCGCAGCCAGATAAACTGGCGCAGGATGTTCTGTTGCCAGAAAGCACCGATGTAGCGTTGTTCAATCAGCGCCTGACGGCATTGTTTGAGGCTGACCTCTTCTCGGCGGGCCTGAAAAAACAGCAGGCCTTTGTAGAAGATCATCAGCCACATCACCAGCGAACTGACCAGCAGCGGCCACATCACCAGCCCGCCGTGGCGGATCATGTC
Coding sequences within it:
- a CDS encoding MotA/TolQ/ExbB proton channel family protein, with the protein product MSNLLGESLDMIRHGGLVMWPLLVSSLVMWLMIFYKGLLFFQARREEVSLKQCRQALIEQRYIGAFWQQNILRQFIWLREHQSLDRDHLLQLQQRQSNEVDRFIGTILVLASAAPLMGLLGTVSGMITTFNVISVFGTGNARAMAAGISEALITTQAGLVVAVPGLILGALLYRRAEQMKERMQRFSLRLLQQGGL